A genomic region of Mycolicibacterium poriferae contains the following coding sequences:
- a CDS encoding 3'-5' exonuclease, translated as MPTLAIDKGFITDLAKMEKPVAKRVAEVFDEFDAATHTGLHLEKINNARNPRFRSIRIDQAWRGIVLAPVSGDVYTLLKVLHHDDAYAWAQRSNVSVNSATGGIEIRDEAELDRQIPERAAAAKTADAPLFAHVKDGELTKLGIDEKVLAFARTVTDSAQLDAAKSFLPETQWDVLFGLAAGFTPEEVWADLGAQILNEPVDTEDIDAAILRSRDRVVLVNGPDELMDVFAYPFATWRVYLHPTQRAVVDAAYKGPARVTGGPGTGKTVVALHRARMLATRGDGKVLVTTFTSTLSETLQSGLDMLIDDEQVESRIDVSHVDRIAHRIFRRTRGAPYMLGSEDEKALWTGLIGELGLSFTPVFLSEEWRQVVLARRISTADEYLAAKRTGRGRALGAAQRAQVWQAIWEFEQTLTRQGVWTHETIRREATRLLEESPDKPFRHIIIDEAQDLSPDQWRLLRAAVDEAPDDIFIAGDTHQRIYDNRVSLREVGIKIAGRSSRLNINYRTTAEILGWSLGLLRGEPIDDMEGGLDSIAGCKSSVHGKPPALNGFESAEAEAKFIAASVKEWVDSGIAPSEIGIAVRAKWLTSKIENALRKAAIDSVDLAKASDDDDAVRVGTMHRVKGLEFRCVCVAGVGAKHVPAANAVTPAEDDKQTHQQDLERERCLLFVACTRAREQLLITWHGEPSPFLTALDNN; from the coding sequence ATGCCCACACTTGCCATCGACAAGGGATTCATCACCGACCTCGCGAAGATGGAGAAGCCGGTAGCAAAACGGGTCGCCGAGGTCTTCGACGAGTTCGATGCCGCCACCCACACCGGGCTGCATCTGGAGAAGATCAACAACGCCCGCAACCCGCGGTTCCGGTCGATCCGCATCGACCAGGCCTGGCGCGGCATCGTGCTGGCCCCCGTCAGCGGCGACGTCTACACCCTGCTGAAGGTGTTGCACCACGACGACGCCTACGCCTGGGCGCAGCGCAGCAACGTCTCCGTGAACTCGGCCACCGGCGGCATCGAGATCCGCGACGAAGCCGAACTCGACCGCCAGATCCCCGAAAGAGCAGCAGCCGCCAAAACCGCCGACGCCCCGCTCTTCGCCCACGTCAAGGACGGCGAACTCACCAAGCTCGGCATCGACGAGAAGGTGCTCGCGTTCGCCCGCACCGTTACCGACTCCGCCCAACTCGATGCCGCGAAATCCTTCCTTCCCGAGACGCAGTGGGATGTGCTGTTCGGCCTCGCCGCCGGCTTCACCCCCGAGGAGGTGTGGGCTGACCTCGGCGCGCAGATCCTCAACGAACCCGTCGACACCGAGGACATCGACGCCGCCATCCTGCGCAGCCGCGACCGCGTCGTCCTCGTCAACGGCCCCGACGAACTGATGGACGTATTCGCCTACCCGTTCGCCACCTGGCGGGTGTACCTGCACCCCACCCAGCGCGCCGTCGTCGATGCCGCCTACAAAGGACCGGCCCGGGTGACCGGCGGCCCCGGCACCGGCAAGACCGTCGTCGCCCTGCACCGGGCACGCATGCTCGCCACCCGCGGGGACGGCAAGGTCCTCGTCACCACCTTCACCTCCACACTGTCTGAGACGCTGCAATCCGGGCTCGACATGCTGATCGACGACGAGCAAGTGGAAAGCAGGATCGACGTGTCGCACGTCGATCGGATCGCCCACCGCATCTTCCGCAGGACTCGCGGAGCGCCCTACATGCTCGGCTCCGAGGACGAGAAGGCGCTGTGGACCGGGCTGATCGGCGAACTCGGCCTCAGCTTCACCCCGGTGTTCCTGTCCGAGGAATGGCGGCAGGTGGTGCTGGCCCGTCGTATCAGCACCGCCGATGAGTACCTGGCCGCCAAACGAACCGGCCGCGGCCGCGCCCTCGGAGCTGCGCAGCGGGCACAGGTGTGGCAGGCGATCTGGGAATTCGAGCAGACGCTGACCCGGCAGGGTGTCTGGACGCACGAAACCATCCGGCGGGAGGCAACCCGCCTCCTGGAGGAATCCCCGGACAAGCCGTTCCGCCACATCATCATCGACGAGGCCCAGGACCTCAGCCCTGACCAGTGGCGGCTGCTGCGCGCCGCCGTCGACGAAGCTCCCGACGACATCTTCATTGCCGGGGACACCCACCAGCGCATCTACGACAACCGGGTCAGCCTGCGCGAGGTCGGCATCAAGATCGCTGGTCGGTCCTCGCGGCTGAACATCAACTACCGCACCACCGCCGAGATTCTCGGTTGGAGCCTGGGCCTGCTGCGCGGCGAACCGATCGACGATATGGAAGGCGGCTTGGATTCCATCGCCGGCTGCAAATCCTCGGTTCATGGGAAGCCCCCGGCGCTGAACGGTTTTGAGAGTGCCGAAGCAGAGGCGAAGTTCATCGCTGCCTCGGTCAAAGAGTGGGTCGATAGCGGCATCGCGCCGTCGGAGATCGGGATCGCGGTCCGGGCCAAGTGGCTGACGTCGAAGATCGAGAACGCCCTGCGTAAGGCCGCCATCGACTCCGTCGACCTGGCAAAGGCCTCCGACGATGACGATGCCGTCCGCGTCGGCACCATGCACCGCGTGAAGGGGCTGGAATTCCGATGCGTGTGCGTCGCGGGAGTTGGTGCCAAACATGTTCCCGCGGCCAACGCCGTCACCCCTGCCGAGGATGACAAACAGACACATCAGCAAGACCTGGAACGGGAACGCTGCCTGCTCTTCGTCGCGTGCACCCGCGCGCGCGAGCAGCTGCTCATCACCTGGCACGGCGAGCCGAGCCCGTTCCTGACCGCCCTCGACAACAACTGA